Proteins encoded together in one Juglans regia cultivar Chandler chromosome 9, Walnut 2.0, whole genome shotgun sequence window:
- the LOC108999469 gene encoding homeobox-leucine zipper protein ATHB-12-like encodes MPESELHNLICSRKNKNMRRFNEEQTKSLEVMFEAESRPEAQVKQQLANELGLRPRQVAIWFQNRRARLKTRQIEREYCMLKASYDNLASNFVSLKRENHQLLIQLQKLKNLLGKQHGNEKGSSSAGESEKGDPIFEAKDKPSMSILPEGDDQKTNMLPGAGDTNCGNAQCSEEETGILKTAQPIIDHGSQTSSDDWCNCFPDDSSGNSQWWELWSSSIAHPLQLT; translated from the exons atgccAGAATCTGAACTGCACAATCTCATATGTTCGAGGAAGAACAAGAACATGCGAAGGTTCAATGAAGAACAAACCAAGTCGCTGGAAGTTATGTTCGAAGCAGAGTCGAGACCAGAGGCTCAAGTAAAACAGCAGCTGGCTAACGAGCTTGGACTGCGGCCTCGCCAGGTTGCTATATGGTTCCAGAATCGGAGAGCTAGATTGAAAACTAGGCAGATTGAGCGAGAATACTGCATGTTAAAAGCAAGTTATGACAATCTGGCTTCCAATTTTGTGTCACTAAAAAGAGAGAATCATCAACTCCTGATTCAG TTACAGAAACTGAAAAACCTGCTGGGTAAGCAGCATGGGAACGAAAAAGGAAGTAGCAGTGCTGGCGAATCAGAGAAAGGAGATCCTATATTTGAAGCAAAAGATAAACCCAGCATGAGCATTCTACCAGAAGGTGACGACcagaaaacaaacatgcttcCTGGGGCTGGGGATACTAACTGCGGGAATGCTCAGTGCTCTGAGGAAGAAACTGGGATTCTAAAGACAGCACAACCAATAATAGATCATGGTTCCCAAACGTCATCAGATGATTGGTGCAATTGTTTTCCAGACGATTCAAGTGGGAATTCACAGTGGTGGGAGTTATGGTCTTCATCAATTGCACACCCATTACAATTAACATGA
- the LOC108999470 gene encoding mediator of RNA polymerase II transcription subunit 10b-like encodes MDSSQSAATAGTGGGGNGMMTSQASAMVGTTVVDDPKKNLNQVTNSIQKVLGLLHQLYLTVSSFNAASQLPLLQCLNSLVLELDNMVKLAEKCNIQVPMEVLNLIDDGKNPDEFTRDVINSCIAKNQITKGKTDAFKGLRRHLLEELEQAFPDEVESYREIRAASAAELKRLAQAQTTLPNGDVKVKSEL; translated from the exons ATGGATTCATCACAGAGTGCAGCAACAGCAGGGACTGGTGGTGGAGGTAATGGCATGATGACCTCTCAGGCCAGTGCCATGGTGGGAACAACTGTTGTAGACGATCCAAAGAAGAACTTGAACCAGGTCACCAACTCTATCCAGAAAGTTTTGGGCCTCCTTCACCAGCTCTACCTAACTGTATCTTCCTTCAATGCTGCCTCTCagcttcctcttcttcaatGCCT CAATTCTCTTGTTTTGGAGCTCGACAACATGGTTAAATTAGCTGAGAAGTGCAACATTCAGGTTCCTATGGAGGTTCTTAA TTTGATTGATGATGGGAAAAATCCAGATGAATTCACAAGGGATGTCATAAACAGCTGTATTGCCAAAAATCAGATCACCAAAGGCAAAACTGATGCCTTCAAG ggttTACGCAGACATCTTTTGGAAGAACTTGAGCAAGCATTTCCTGATGAAGTTGAATCTTACCGAGAAATACGTGCGGCCTCTGCTGCT GAACTGAAACGCCTTGCACAAGCACAAACCACTTTGCCAAATGGAGATGTGAAGGTTAAGTCCGAGCTTTAG